Proteins co-encoded in one Setaria viridis chromosome 9, Setaria_viridis_v4.0, whole genome shotgun sequence genomic window:
- the LOC140221395 gene encoding uncharacterized protein — protein MSCKKIRMLRIAQAEYMIEALKLGEIETGQGLNQEMGLARPGDTRWGSHYRTVMHVMFLYPSIKKVLFRIGNESKGAKANGAQTMLTVFKSFEFVFLLHLMNEIFGYTNDLCNALQKREQDIVNAMDLLEFTKVEPDVLRQDSEWQEFLTKVTSFCEKHNVKVVDMNGKYIPMQRSRQFYRGAINYHRFHADMFLGVIDRQVQELNNRFDEVNTELLRCMASFSPANSFFAFNVENLVKLAGFYPHDFEFQEINQLHFQLHHYINDVRNDENFKNLRSLAELSMMLVKEGKVSRYDIVYKLLKLVLVLPVATAGVERVFSIMNLIKNKRRSKMG, from the coding sequence ATGTCTTGTAAAAAGATCCGTATGCTTCGCATTGCTCAAGCTGAATACATGATTGAAGCATTGAAATTGGGTGAAATTGAAACCGGGCAAGGATTGAATCAAGAGATGGGCTTAGCAAGGCCAGGTGATACACGATGGGGATCTCACTACAGAACAGTAATGCATGTTATGTTCTTGTATCCTTCAATCAAGAAAGTTCTCTTTAGGATTGGGAATGAAAGTAAAGGGGCTAAGGCTAATGGGGCTCAAACTATGCTCACAGTATTTAAgtcctttgagtttgttttcctgctacacttgatgaatgaaatatttggatacacTAATGACTTGTGCAATGCTTTGCAAAAGAGGGAGCAAGATATTGTAAATGCAATGGATCTTCTGGAGTTCACAAAGGTAGAACCTGATGTTTTGAGACAAGATTCTGAATGGCAAGAATTTCTTACCAAggtcacttctttttgtgagaagcataatgttaaagttgttgacatgaatgggaagtatattcctatgcaaagatcaaggcagttctacagaggtgccattaattatcaccggtttcatgctgatatgtttttgggtgtcattgatagacaagttcaagagctcaataataggtttgatgaggtaaatacagagctacttagatgcatggcatcattcaGTCCAGCTAATTCCTTTTTTGCTTTtaatgttgagaacttggttaagcttgctgggttctatccacatgactttgaatttcaagaaataaaccagcttcattttcagttgcaccactatatcaatgatgttagaaatgatgaaaacttcaaaaatttgagaagtctagcagagttgtctatgatgctagttaaagaaggaaaggtttctcggtatgacattgtttataaacttctcaaattggtgcttgttctccctgttgcaactgctggtgttgagagggtcttttctataatgaatttgataaagaacaagagaagaagtaagatggggtag
- the LOC117837511 gene encoding TOM1-like protein 1, translated as MSDNLMDKVNALGERLKISGAEVSRKMSVGVSNMSFKMKEFFQGQNMADKIVDEATLETMDAPDWATNLEICDMVNTERANSVEVIRAIKRRIMLKNPRVKYLSLVLLETIAKNCDKAFSEIAAERVLDEMVKLIDDPQTIVNNRNKALMLIEAWGESGDDLRYLPVFEETYKSLRSRGIRFPGRDDESLAPIFTPPRSVPAAEQYSEAAQEGYQEIPDESFVPARTVPAVQINEAFEVARNSVELLSTVLSSSQKEVLQDDLTTTLVQQCQQCQHTIQRIVETAGDNEAQLFEALSIHEELQKVLAKYEELKEPVHVEPEPEPAMIPVTVEPEESPRAVSKEDAHVKKSGGSGDRSGGDDLLQDLDDMIFGKKGGTSSQRDTTPKKDQKDDFITF; from the exons ATGAGTGACAATCTAATGGATAAAGTCAATGCCCTTGGTGAGCGACTCAAGATAAGTGGGGCAGAAGTCAGCCGGAAGATGTCAGTCGGTGTGAGCAACATGAGTTTCAAGATGAAGGAGTTCTTCCAGGGCCAGAACATGGCGGACAAGATTGTCGACGAAGCGACGTTGGAGACCATGGACGCGCCTGACTGGGCTACCAACCTTGAGATATGTGATATGGTCAACACCGAGAGGGCCAACAGCGTTGAAGTGATCCGTGCCATCAAGAGAAGGATTATGCTGAAGAATCCGCGGGTGAAGTATCTATCTCTCGTACTACTCGAGACCATTGCTAAAAACTGTGACAAGGCTTTCTCTGAGATTGCTGCTGAGCGGGTGCTTGATGAAATGGTAAAACTTATTGATGATCCACAGACTATAGTGAACAACAGAAACAAGGCTCTTATGCTCATTGAAGCATGGGGAGAATCTGGAGATGATCTCCGTTACCTTCCTGTGTTTGAGGAAACGTACAAG AGCTTAAGATCTAGGGGAATTCGCTTCCCTGGGCGTGACGACGAGAGCCTAGCACCAATATTTACTCCACCCCGTTCAGTGCCTGCAGCGGAACAATATTCTGAGGCAGCACAAGAAGGGTATCAAGAAATTCCAGATGAGAGTTTTGTTCCAGCTCGCACTGTTCCCGCTGTGCAAATAAATGAGGCCTTTGAGGTGGCTCGTAATAGTGTTGAGCTTCTTTCCACAGTGCTATCTTCTTCTCAAAAAGAGGTTTTACAG GATGACCTGACAACCACTCTTGTTCAACAATGCCAACAATGTCAGCACACGATCCAGAGAATTGTGGAAACGGCTGGTGATAACGAGGCTCAGCTCTTCGAGGCATTGAGCATTCATGAGGAACTGCAGAAGGTCCTGGCCAAGTACGAAGAACTCAAGGAACCTGTTCATGTTGAGCCAGAGCCAGAGCCCGCAATGATTCCAGTTACCGTAGAGCCTGAGGAATCCCCCCGCGCTGTGAGTAAAGAAGATGCCCATGTAAAGAAATCAGGAGGTTCTGGAGATCGGTCCGGCGGGGATGACTTGCTCCAGGATCTCGATGACATGATATTTGGTAAGAAAGGTGGCACCTCGTCACAGCGGGACACAACTCCTAAAAAGGACCAGAAGGACGACTTCATCACCTTCTGA